The genomic stretch CTCATACATATCCCCAAATTCGTAGCTAACTTGATCAATCTCCAGCTCCACCCCTTTCCACTCAAACACATTCCTCACATTCTTAAATCCCCCCAAACTCACATAGCTCTCAATCCCAAACTCCTCCTTCACCCTCCGCAAAACCCTAGAATCGACATCCTTCAGCTTTTGGGGATTCTCCGAGCACGCCTTCCCGATCGAGTAGTCCACCTCTTCCTCGTCCTCCTCCACGCGGCTGACGCCGTTGGCTAGCACGGCGTTGGCCTTGAGCGTGACGAAGCATTTGGGGCGGTCGGGCTCCTCGTGGAAGCGGAGGCGGAGGACGGCTCTGCGGGAGCTCAGCTCGGCGGCGGATCCGTCGTAGAAGGTGTTGTGCTGGTGGTGGGTGGCGGCGTGGAATGGGGAGAGCGCGGCGAGGAGCTTCTGGTGGGCGGATTTGTTGGGCAATCGGAGCTTCACTTCGACTTCCATTAGTAATCGAGAAATGGAAGCCGTGATTGATGATTTTGTTGGATGGTTTAGAGGCCGATGCGGTGGGATTTGGAGGTGGGGTCGACGGCGGAGCGATCGAAGTGGTGGAGGAGGGAGGAGGCAGTGGTGGCGGAGGAGGATGAagcggtggcggcggcgcgTTGTTTGCGGGCTTCTTCGAGTTCTTCTTTGTCTTCCACTTTCACTTCGATTTTTGTAGGTTTTCGCCTCAGCATCTCTCGATTTCTTGCTCTTTGCTTTTCGAAGTGGAATCCCAACACGTATTTGCTTTAAATACAAATCAATTATTTGTTccatattttgatttatttttcattgGTATAAAAAGCTTCAAAATTAACGACATTCAAAGTCCAATGGATTATTAAATTCGCAATTGATTTTCGATtatcaaatttttaaattttgatctGGTCTTGGTTGTTTTGGTTCGGTCTCGGATGTTGGACTTGCTAAAACTTGAATGTGACAGATATGCTGAAGAGCATTTGCTGTGGGTTCAAGATCATCTGAGATCAAATCATATCTATGGATACAATCGGCCTCAAATGTATTAGTTAAAAGTAGGAGGCACATTGGAAGACACTCATGGCTGCCTGCCTGTGTCCCAAATAGATTCAACCTTCAAGAAATTAGAGCAAGAATCATATTTTCTGCTAATGAGATCAAGgtttgattgaaactaaaaccACTGATTCCCTCAGACAGGGTAGGGTGGCTGGGAAgtgaaaaatatactccatttaaTTACTACCAAGTTTCTAAACACAGACTCAGACTATAGGACCCTAATCATGACAAATGAAGAGATAGCAAAACAGGGAACACAATGAATGATGAAAAAACTTTAAGAACAAATGAACCATTCTTTAGCAGGTAAACTTCCAGGACTCAGATGAGCTATTGCTCCATAGTACAATTAGCAGGGTCTGAACCATTACAATAAACAAGTGCAGCAGCAAAGTAAATGATTTTGTTATCACAGAAATAAGCATATGGCCAGAAAGATCATTACTTGACATTTTAACACATCAAAGGCTATTTTTTTGGTGCTGTCTTTATGGAGGATTGCTTTTATTTTCAGCATAGCATAAAACACTAAGAAGTTCAGCAGTAAGTTAGAGAGGATTGAAGACACGTTAATGTGCATTTATTGCAGATCCAATAATCCTATGGAGAATAAGCAAGAATGTCTCATGTGGTGTTGGTCTATTCCACGAGAGCCGATGTTCAACAGAAAATACCAAGCAAATGCTAGTATCTTTACATTACAAGTGGATATTTGTTGTTCCAGTAGCAGTTAATATTTACACACACTGACACACACAACAGGAAGCATtcataatatatactccatggAAATAGATTCTTCACTTCACCACAAATGCTACAGGCATAGAAGTGATGAATAACAGAAACATGCTTCATAAATCTCAGATAGAAGCATCATGCTCACTCAGGTACCCAAGAGAGACAGGAACGGAGTTTCAtgcaaaaatcaaatttaaactatacaaaaaatgaACAAACTTCATCAATCTACAACAGGTGTCCCTTCCAGCCTTGAAGCATTTGAGACCACTCATGCATTGATGCATAGCTCTTTCCTATCCCATGGTATCCAGGAGAGACAATTTCGAGGTACATGAAGGAAACCAAAATACAGTACCAAATTCAAATTATATTCAAACTAAACAAATGTTTCCCTTGATGATCTAAGGAACAAAAAGCATTTAGATTATTGATCCACCTTTCTAGGCACACACATTTAGGAACTTCACGTTTCTAACATTTGGTCTTTGAATGTTATACGTAGTAGTAAATAACAATAACATACAATTCAATCTTTCATGTCCATTATTCAATGAACATGACAAAATTGTCAACTTACAAAATTAATCCACCAATCAAGCACCAAACAAAGCTTATGAATACTTCTAGTTGAAAAAATGGCCTTGAGAAATAGGAATACCTAAACCAAAAGAAACCACCCACGCCTTCCTTATTGCTCAGTCTCCTATTGAGGCGCACCAGGCGGCAGTAACCGGCTTGCCTTCTTGGGCAGCTTCTCCAGCACCGGCCTCACATCTCCTTCCTCCGACTTCCCAAACAACTGCTTCCTCAAAACCTCATGCAAGAGTCCAAACAACTCCTTCTTCAATGCCTCAAATGCTAAATCCAGCCGCTCCAACTGCTCCATCGCATTCTCATTGTACATGAAAAGCCCATAATACAGATCAAAACTATCACCGGATGTATTCTCCACCAAATCCAACAATGTTTCATATCCTTTTGTGTTGATCGGCGTGCTCTCCAACTGCAGCTTCTCGAGTATCCTCCCCGTCGTGTGTGTGATGAACTGCGTCCCAGCAGCGTACTTATCATGCTCCTCGCAGCTCATCTCCACCATCCTACACCCCTCATTCCTGAAAATGTCCAGGAAATTCTCAACCCTAGCCTGGCGCGAATCCTCACCCCCAATTCTCACCTTATCAAACACAAACGGCAAATTCTGCCAACTGTGCTTCCCACTCTCTGGTCCAAACATCGGGTGCGTGCAGAGAATATCGAAATGAGGCGGGAGAACTTGGAGGAAAATGTTTTTGGGGAATTCCTTGACGGACAAAACGTCAACAAATAGAGTATTCCGTCTCAGGCGCTGGAGCGGCAGCGATCGGAGCACGGATTCCGTCGAGATGATGGAGGTGCAGATCACCATGACGTCAGGGTGCAGCTCGCAGAGATCGTGCGGATCAGAGACGAAAGCGGCGCCGATCGATTCGGCAGCCAAGAGGTAATTAGAGCGTGAGTGCGCGTAGACTATGTGGCCTTGGCGGACGAACGCCTTGGCGAGGAATTGGCCGAAGTTTCCGAACCCTATGATGGCGATTTTGAGCCTGGTGGACTGGTTCAAGCGCATGACGAGGCGCGCCTCCAAGTCGTAGGGCTGCGCGGCGTCGATTGCGCGGACGCGGAGGCTGCGGCGGCGGGAATGGTGGTgctggcggcggtggtggtggtgctgtAGAGGCGAGAAGAGGTGGACATGTCGGTGGAGGAGGCGCGAGGTTCCGGCGATTGCGCATTGCGCGGCGGGAGTTGACTGGATTGCTATGGACGAAATCATTGGTGGTGATTTGTAGCGTTAGTTTCAATGTTTGAATAAGGAATGCAAGGCGAGAGTGAAATGTGGTGCCGGCGCAAGGGCGGGGAGGTGCAAGGCGGCGGAGGCGCTTCGATTTAGCTGCGGCGACTTGTTTGACAGTTGGGGCTAAGATTTATTCAGTTCAATTCAGCGTTGAATTTTGGTGGTGGGCCCGCTTAGTTGTTgatttcatttataattttttttttcttttttttttgttcagtTCAATTCAGCGTTTCAATGTTATAATTACTGTTTCTGCTCTTAATCGTCGCTGTGAAACTCCTCAATAATCAAATATAATGTGTTACTTATACTGATATACACGTAATTTAAAATTCTTATTtggcttctttttttataaatatatttaacaCTATTAAAATATGTAATTCACTTTATTAGTAAAACTAAGTATCTTTTACTAAACTTTTTTcagttatttatattaaaatgtgaATGGAATCAAAATGAGTCATTATATCACGAAGTGagcattttattttagaaacaatgactatttaaatcataaaatcaaATTCTACTCAATTTCATAAAGTCTGAAAGCTAAATactcatccgtcccataaaaatatgtgcactttttattttcgtccgtcccacaaaagtatgtacatttcattttttaaaattatatcatttaaataatataggtcCCACCATCCATTAaatctactttaactaccattctaaTTCTCTGTCTTACTTACcaaatcattctctcatctctcttactttactaattttgtcttaattccaaTGTCATATCTaatatcatatttttatgggacggtgggagtattaaattatgaaattttgatTGTTCTCACAAAAGTTTGAAAGCTAAATAAGTACtagtattaaaatatgaaattttgatTGTTCTCACCTGTACAAAATGAGGTTTTTTTAGTAATGCACATACTACAATGTTATTTTGtaaataagtattttttttattttaatgaaacaatATTGTTTTGAGCATTATATAGAAAATGTCAATTTGTATATGATCGAGAtggaataatttttaaaaaattgaaatgtgatttaattgtattatattgtttatttttttagaaagcATTTATGTATTTATTCTCATTTTTTAGAAAGCAATTATGTATCTATTTTCAAACGAATGTTCATTGGTTAAGTTTAAACAAAATGTAATTCATGCctaacaaaatataaacaatagGTAAAATGGATATGATTATTATGTATTTGTCATATGGAATATACTTATACCGATGCATAATGTATCACAAATATAAAAGACTCAAAATCCCAACTTATTAGCCAAAGTGTCAACCTATTAGTTGGAAAAGAGGTGTCCTAAAAAACCAACCTTCATGTAGTTAGAAAACAGCTTTGGAAACTCACCTGCTCAACTGTAATGCATATGCACTTCAAGTTGGGATGAAAAAAGAGGAAAACTTggcaacaaaaattaaaatccagAATAGGCCAAAGAGCATTTAGAGAGGTCCTTTAGTAATAGTGAAAGAATATGTAGAGGTGATATGACAAGATTAATGGGAAAAATCTCCTAACAGAAGAGAGCAGAGCCCCCAAGCAGAGAATAA from Salvia splendens isolate huo1 chromosome 4, SspV2, whole genome shotgun sequence encodes the following:
- the LOC121799916 gene encoding arogenate dehydrogenase 2, chloroplastic-like encodes the protein MISSIAIQSTPAAQCAIAGTSRLLHRHVHLFSPLQHHHHRRQHHHSRRRSLRVRAIDAAQPYDLEARLVMRLNQSTRLKIAIIGFGNFGQFLAKAFVRQGHIVYAHSRSNYLLAAESIGAAFVSDPHDLCELHPDVMVICTSIISTESVLRSLPLQRLRRNTLFVDVLSVKEFPKNIFLQVLPPHFDILCTHPMFGPESGKHSWQNLPFVFDKVRIGGEDSRQARVENFLDIFRNEGCRMVEMSCEEHDKYAAGTQFITHTTGRILEKLQLESTPINTKGYETLLDLVENTSGDSFDLYYGLFMYNENAMEQLERLDLAFEALKKELFGLLHEVLRKQLFGKSEEGDVRPVLEKLPKKASRLLPPGAPQ
- the LOC121799917 gene encoding triphosphate tunnel metalloenzyme 3-like isoform X2, whose amino-acid sequence is MEVEVKLRLPNKSAHQKLLAALSPFHAATHHQHNTFYDGSAAELSSRRAVLRLRFHEEPDRPKCFVTLKANAVLANGVSRVEEDEEEVDYSIGKACSENPQKLKDVDSRVLRRVKEEFGIESYVSLGGFKNVRNVFEWKGVELEIDQVSYEFGDMYEIECESVEPEKVKGIITEFLKENGIEYSDSVKSKFAIFRAGMLPS
- the LOC121799917 gene encoding triphosphate tunnel metalloenzyme 3-like isoform X1, with amino-acid sequence MEVEVKLRLPNKSAHQKLLAALSPFHAATHHQHNTFYDGSAAELSSRRAVLRLRFHEEPDRPKCFVTLKANAVLANGVSRVEEDEEEVDYSIGKACSENPQKLKDVDSRVLRRVKEEFGIESYVSLGGFKNVRNVFEWKGVELEIDQVSYEFGDMYEIECESVEPEKVKGIITEFLKENGIEYSDSVKSKFAIFRAGMLPSYLIMSLI